A genomic stretch from Aedes albopictus strain Foshan chromosome 2, AalbF5, whole genome shotgun sequence includes:
- the LOC109406298 gene encoding biglycan-like, whose protein sequence is MNKVVIMLFFTNALCCIKSLVVQPDPQSNYFNIINFHWPQDAAAIGNLSNYEQIHFINISADIVSRSITNQLEKCAWLKLSNGLVGTFYINTLFSMIFISNTNTEHVIIENEQDYKLESLIIRRTKLTRVPKRINQLKYIEYLEITGNSIEFVSLDDFNGLNNLYTLDLSNNNIKYIHSTAVSLPKLSLFKMIKNNLYQLDVCSWRMPSINMLALRFNDLKHFAIGHFPTLEYATLQGNPLNCAWRDSFLKLNLNKQWPAMNRLSCDNRSQGNFTLHCPSTLDELRQQNSGLQLELNKLREHISSSQRLAGLTKYRQKL, encoded by the exons ATGAACAAAGTCGTGATAAT GCTGTTTTTCACCAATGCACTTTGCTGCATAAAATCTTTAGTTGTACAACCAGATCCGCAGTCAAATTATTTCAACATTATCAATTTTCATTGGCCACAGGATGCTGCAGCGATAGGGAATTTGTCTAATTATGAACAAATCCATTTTATAAACATCAGTGCAGATATTGTTTCTCGTAGTATCACGAACCAATTGGAAAAATGTGCTTGGCTGAAGTTATCGAATGGATTAGTTGGAACTTTTTACATAAATACATTATTTTCCATGATTTTTATTAGTAATACGAATACCGAGCACGTGATAATTGAGAATGAACAGGATTATAAACTAGAATCGTTGATTATCAGAAGAACCAAACTGACACGAGTGCCGAAGAGAATTAACCAGCTGAAATACATAGAATACTTAGAAATTACAGGCAACTCGATAGAATTTGTTTCACTAGATGATTTCAATGGATTGAACAATTTATACACACTGGATTTGTCAAATAATAATATCAAGTACATACACAGTACGGCGGTTAGTTTACCAAAGCTCTCTCTTttcaaaatgattaaaaataatttATACCAACTTGACGTATGTAGCTGGAGAATGCCATCGATCAATATGCTCGCACTTCGTTTCAACGACCTGAAGCACTTTGCCATCGGTCACTTCCCCACACTAGAGTATGCTACCTTGCAAGGCAATCCGCTAAACTGTGCATGGAGGGATAGTTTTCTTAAGCTCAATTTGAATAAACAGTGGCCAGCAATGAATAGACTTTCTTGTGATAATAGAAGTCAAGGGAACTTTACACTGCACTGCCCTTCGACCCTAGATGAACTGCGACAGCAGAATTCCGGATTACAGCTCGAGCTGAACAAATTAAGAGAGCACATTTCCAGCAGTCAAAGATTAGCTGGTTTAACTAAGTACCGGCAGAAACTTTAA